The stretch of DNA TTGGCTCTACCGGGCGGTCCGGAACCAAGTCATTGGGCGGAGCTTTGCCTCTCTGGAGGACGCGTCTCAAGCAGTCCGTTCTCTCTTGGGAGAGCTGCAGCGCGCGGGTGGCTAGCCGACATCCGATTGCCTTTGCGGATAGGAGGAGTATCGGTCTTCCACATACCTTCCGCGAGCCCGGCGATCCGAAATCACGGGGATCCGAGCGGCCAGCGAGGATGGTGTCTGAGAACTAATCAAGGTTGGGCTCGTCGACAGGCAAGTGCCCAGAACAAGAATTTCTCCGGGTGAAGGCAACATCATGGAAGAGATCAGTCCAAATCTCAGAACACCCGTTGAGGAACTTTCCAAGCACGAACACGCCAAGCTTGCCTCAAACGGGGTCCGCGGAAACCTCTTTCAGGATTTCCGGGATACTTCTGTGGCCGATCTTGCGTGGGAGTCTGAACAACTCGCCAAATCCCATGGCATTTACCTGGAGTGGAACCGGGCCAAAACAGGCAAGGAAAAAGACTGGATGTACATGATCAGGGTCACTATCCCTGGCGGAGGCCCCATCACGCGGGAACAGTGGATGGTCTTCGACGAACTATCCGAGCGCTTCACCATCAACTCCGAGGGCAGTCCGTCGTTGCGGATTACCACGAGGCAAAACATCCAATTCCATTGGGTGAAAAAAGAGCATGTGATTGAGGTCGTGCGGGGGGTCGCTGAGTCCGGATTTTATAGTCTGAATGGGTGCGGAGACAATGTCAGGAATGTCATGGGATGCCCGGTGTCGCGCTTCTCAAGAATCTATGACGCCAATGCCTGGGCGCAGAGGGCGGGAAAATATTTTAGACTTCCCAGCGGGGCCTTCATTGAAATTTTCGCCATAGATCCGAACTATTTACGAGATCCGGAGGAACAATTCCAGTACGGTGTCAATTTGTTGAACCGAAAATTCAAGATCGGCTTCTCGGCGATGCACTTCAATCAGGAAAAGGGGACGTATGTTCCGGATAATTGTGTCGAACTCCGTACGAACGACATCGGAGTCGCGCCGATTGTGGAAGATGGCGGGGTCACGCGATTCCAGGTGTATATCGGGGGGAGCCAAGGGGAAAGGAACGGCAAGCCCACATTTTCTGCGTTGGGAGAAAGTTTTGGGATTGTAAGAGGAAGCGAATTATTGAAAGTCCTGGATGGGATCGTGCAGGTACATCAGGAGTGGGGTGACCGTCAAAACCGGCACTGGGCTCGAATGAAATATGTCCTGAGAAAGCAGGGCATGGACTGGTTCCGAGAGCAAGTCCGCCGTGTCAGCGGATGTGATTTTGACACGCCGGACCCCAATCATGATTACGGAGACCGGCATCTGCATCACGGGTGGATGGTGCAGCCTTCTGATGGGCAGCTGTGCTACGGGGCCTTCATTGAGAACGGACGGATCATCGATGGGCCGAATGGCAGACTGAAAGCCATGGTCCGATACATCATACTGAAATATCCCGTCCAGCTTATGATGACTCCCA from Candidatus Methylomirabilota bacterium encodes:
- a CDS encoding nitrite/sulfite reductase, whose translation is MEEISPNLRTPVEELSKHEHAKLASNGVRGNLFQDFRDTSVADLAWESEQLAKSHGIYLEWNRAKTGKEKDWMYMIRVTIPGGGPITREQWMVFDELSERFTINSEGSPSLRITTRQNIQFHWVKKEHVIEVVRGVAESGFYSLNGCGDNVRNVMGCPVSRFSRIYDANAWAQRAGKYFRLPSGAFIEIFAIDPNYLRDPEEQFQYGVNLLNRKFKIGFSAMHFNQEKGTYVPDNCVELRTNDIGVAPIVEDGGVTRFQVYIGGSQGERNGKPTFSALGESFGIVRGSELLKVLDGIVQVHQEWGDRQNRHWARMKYVLRKQGMDWFREQVRRVSGCDFDTPDPNHDYGDRHLHHGWMVQPSDGQLCYGAFIENGRIIDGPNGRLKAMVRYIILKYPVQLMMTPNQDILFTNIPPGAKSEFEPYLKSFGYGMRHGRPYSRLRLLSGACVGRDTCQLTYTDSETFEPYLIDELEPKWGEMAESIGVTGCERQCFRPATKTIGWVGMGLNRYQLKVGGTEDGRHQGEPLIDRDTGEMYLRSVPREEVATVTDALFEFYTANRLPGEGMGYFHQRIATGLIIKVLKENPRTAQLMKTTYKSPRSRKGNARGNEESTG